The Thalassophryne amazonica chromosome 18, fThaAma1.1, whole genome shotgun sequence DNA window ATGGTTTATCTTGACCTACAAAAtaaatttattgattttttttattttatttagttatatATAAGGATTAACACCTTAAACACATGCAGTGCCAATCTGTCACTCAACATAACCATCACATTTTGTTCCATCCTCTGTCACTGCAGAGTGTGTATCTGGAACATGGTGCATTAATGTGTCACTGGTTTTTCTTTGAGTTTTGCACTTGTACAGTGATTAACTACTGTACATGGTTAAATAttttggtgtttgtgtgttttaattGTGCCCGTTGTTGTTATTTTCTAATTTGCTGTGCTGTAGCCCCCCGGCTCCTAACCTGGGAGCACGAGCCCCACTTAGTCGAGGTACCAAAAATCACAGGGTAACATGGGGGTCACATAGTTTTGTCTGCTCTGAGGTTGTCAAACTCATAAAATTAGAAGTGTACATGTTGCATAAAGTCATGAAAACACAGCACTCCCTGTTTTTCTTTGGATTAATCAAAATATAAAGGAAGTAAAAACTACAATTAGATTTATATACTGCATATGTTAACCCCATCCCAGCTCCACTGATAGATCCGCCTCTGTCTATTGTAGcagcttgttttatttttgcagatCAACTGTGATGAGCCAGAGCATAATCCAAAAACACACATTACAAAGTTACTGATACAGACTGTAAATGCAGCATTTAtaaatgttaaagcacaatctgTTCCACCGTATATGTTACATTgttatatactgtgtgtgtgtgtgtgtgtgtgtgtgtgtgtgtgtgtgtgtgtgtgtgtgtgtgtgtgtgtgtgtgtgtgtgtgtgtgtgtgtgtgtgtgtgtgtgtgtgtgtgtgtgtccatttccTGCCCAAACGACAACTCGGAATTGAGCCAAACTAGGCACACATGTACTTTGACATACGGGGACTGACATAGGCTAATTAGCACTttagcagcagcagtagtagtagtagtagtagtagtagtagtagtagtgtcttagttaaggggagagacacttttgtgctgcatcatcatcGGCAATTGTACTAAAAGCTTTGTGTCATACTTGTCTATTCTCTTTTGTTTATTTGAACTTATCTCTATTTTTGCAAGGAGCTGtagcatagtagtagtagtagtagtaacagcagctgtctcttcttgggGCAGGTTTAGTTGCGcactaacagttctctggaatccgagataagtgggaggtgatagctttgttggtgaagattaaGTTTTAATTCCAGCCTCTGAATCAAACCCACCCTGAGGTGGTTAATTACCTAGTATTTAATATAATGAGGTCATTTTACACTAGTATGCAGTTGGAGGTAAACATTTGTACACCCTTAAGGAAATAATACATTTGTCAttaaataaaagaatgaatgaataaggtCTGCAGTGGACTGATGGACCAGTTCAGGGTGTTTTCCACCTTTGGCCCAATGACCACTGGAACAGCTTCcagcccccaccccacccctgtgacccttagttggcataagcaggtacagaaaatgtatGTATGAACGAATTCATCAGGTTTCTTCATCTAACATATTTTAAATTGTGCTCTTAAAATATCTTCAGGGAAaattcaaaatgaattaaaaaaaaaataaatagaagtTTAAAAAACATACGTTTTATAATAACTTTTTTTGGTTAAATATCCCAAATTAAATATCTCTTAATATTGTGACAGTGCATGTAGAAACTCTCacagtttaagaaaaaataaaaatgtcaaatgAAAATGTATTCAGTCAGTGCCAGATCATgggcttgttttatttttaatatgattTCATAACAATTAAATACCTCTTTTCCCCAGGAATGTCCAAATATTCACATGCAGATGAAGACATTGAAGAAAAAACATTAGGAAATCTAATTATTGTGCAGATTTTTCAAATGTGATTTTAAATTGATTACAAAAAAGTTATAAATGTGAAACAATTCAGTTTGTGATGAGCAAAGTCTTTAAATCATTAAATGATGGATGGTCACTGATACAGGAGAAACAGTTTGAAACATTTGATCTGATcggtgtgtcttttttttttttttttttttacccatttgGATCTTTTTTTTTACCCAGTTAGTTGTTCTGTCTCTCCTCTCCAGAAGCTTCTTCTGGAGAATCTCTCCAACACCTCCAGGAGCCCCAAACTTCTCCACAATGGCCTTTGTTTTCTTAAACTGTTCCTCCTCCACCAGGTGTTGTATACTCTTTAAATACATGTCGAGGGTTTGCTTCAGCGGAGGCACTGGGACCTTTGGCAAGACCTGACATCACAAAAACAACAGGTTGATAAAGATGAATCAGCACTCCCTTCTTCTACTTTGGTCAGTAATCATTAGTCAGAAAGAAAAGGGAAACGTTATTATGTGTATCAGGAATATGGTGACCACTGAccattaattggaataagtgggtgtagaaaattaattaattaattaattaattaatcaatctcTTCAAGTACCTGGAGAAAACTGACTGTAATGATTATTTAGTAATGTTATATTAAATGGGGGAAGCACATAGCCATTACTTTCtgttttatatattattaattatAATTTAGGTAGTTGTGTTAAGATTTGTTGTCACTTTGAAATAAAAGTACAGTACTTCAGAAACATTTTCTACAGTGAACTATTTCTTTCCATTTTGAGTTGCTAACATAAAACTAAACAAACTCAAAACAATGCTAGACAATTTCTACACAGTAGgaaacccgtgtgtgtgtgtgtgtgtgtgtgtgtgtgtgtgtgtgtgtgtgtgtgtgtgtgtgtgtgtgtgtgtgtgtgtgtgtgtgtgtgtgtgtgtgtgtgtgtgtgtgtgtgtgtgtgtgtgtgtgtgtgtcagggtgGGATTTAATGGTAAAGTATAATTTCCATTACAGTAAAATCACCACCAGCTCACAGGAATGTTTCAAACCAGCTGTTTAAAAGATAATTTGCTGAACTGCTGAATTTCAGAACCAAGGACAGAGACGCTGTTTTATATAACGTAAGCTGAACTTCAGAACCAAGGACAGAGACACTGTTTTATATTACAGACTGCTGAACTTCGGAACCATGGACAGAGACACCGTTTTATATAACGTAATGCTGAACttcagaaccatggacagagacaCTATTCTATATAACATAATGGTGAACTTCAGAACCATGGACAGACACTGTTTTATATTACAGACTGCTGACCTTCAGAACCAAGGACAGAGACACTGTTTTACGTACCATAATCCTGAACTTCAGAACCCAGGACAGAGACACTATTCTATAGAACATAATGCTGAACTTCAGAACCATAGACAGACACTGTTTTATATTACAAACTGCTGAACgtcagaaccatggacagagacaCTGTTTTATATTACAGACTGCTGAACTTCAGAACCAAGGACAGCAGCGGTTAATAAAAATCAATGAGAATCATCACGAGAAGTTGTCATACTTTGCCTTCTTGGTCTTTAGCTGTCTGTTTCTCCAGGATGGGCATCTTTGACTCCAGTCCAAGGAGAATATCTTGAGAACTCTCCAGAGATGGCGTGACTTCAGCCTTTTGTCCTGAGACAtttaaacagacaaaaacaaccaCTGAAAATAAATCTAGGTCCACTGAGCCATGCAGGCACAGAGTGAAGCAGCaggttttcctctctctgtcACCTTGCAGCTTCATGCAATTTACTACATGTGCTTAGATTTCAGCTACGTCGCATTACTTAAGAGATACAcaactttttttaatgtaattttatcTTGATGACATTTTTGTTTCAGTAAATTGTTTTGTGCTTAATAAAATACTTTGATAAAATATAAAGACAAATAAAGTGGGAAAACAAATGAAATGCAGCAAACTTTTGCAACAAGCAAAGACTCTGCATCAGATTATTGATTATTGATTCTACAAAGCTTTACCAACAATAAAATCCTGCtgctttcttcattttttttaggGGGGAACAACAAGGTAGTCTTACCTGGTGAGTCGGGGTCAGGGATGCGCTGGGTGGATCCGCTCTGTCTCCTACGTCCACGCCGGGAAAACCCACATCACTGTCGAGCTCCTCTGCACGCTCGCCTCTGTCCCACGCCTCCCCATAAGGCTGCGACTCCACATTAAAGCGAGCGTTGAAAAAAATGCTGAAGGTGTTTGTGTCTACCTTCCCCTTGGAGGCAACAAACTCCTCCCATCGAAATCTATTCGTGGAACATATTATCTGAGAGCCACCCCACCCTCACCCCTCCCATCCCAACGCCTAAACCCTCCTCACCCCCATCAGATACTGATGTGGACACAAGGAAAAAGAAGATGAAGCAAACACTCACTTTTCTAAAGTTTGCACTGATCCCGCTTCTGTTTGTTGTCCTCATCATCACTTAAATGTGTCAGCCAGCTAGATCCTGTTTTTCCTGTGTTACTGCTCTCTCTACTTTTTATCATTTGTTGCATGTGTGTCCTCATTTCCCCTTTCATCATATTTTCCCCCATGTCTGATATGTAACAGCCTGGTGGGAAAAAAAACGCATTATAGCTCTCAAAAATTATATTTCATTGCTTTTTGATGCGACTATTCCGGCATTGGTTAAAATCTAAATTCATTACATTTCAAATTAAGTGTGTCTCTGAGCACATTTACATGATTCGATAATGAAATCAGCACCGTAACACAGATACAAACAGAGATTTATTAAAATGACAGCTGATAAATGAATACATATTTAATCATCCTGAAGACTTCATTTGCATTTTGGACACGCACGCACACTTGCAGATTTCTATGTATGCTTGAACAGTTTACATTGTGCATGTATCCACATTATGTACAAAAAATCCACTTTGAAACATCATttcaaacagcaaaaataaaacactaacaaACAGGCCCACTTTGTTACAAAGATATGAAATTTAGGAAACAAAATCATAATAAATAATagcaataaaaatacaatttcggCCTTTAATGTGCGAGTGAAAAAGGTTTTTCAAGggctgatttatttattcatgttcttAAATTGTGCTGCTTGGAATTGGTCCCATTTAatattttgtgcacattttttttatttttacaataatGATACACACATGTTCAACAGCTGATAAATATGTGACAAAcactaaacagaaaacaaacaaataaaaaaaaaacctccagttATATCCGCGACAAACACAGATTTCTTTGACACAatgaaatcacaaagaaactttgGAAATCGGATGGTCAGAATTTGCTGATCGGGTTTCCATATTGCACATATGTACTCACATCAAAGTTTTACGCCCTAATGTCTGTCTCATGTCTGAGGAAAATCTCAGTCAGGTCTAAGTGAACTCCTGACCGGATGATGATCGCTGTGCTTTTAAGGAATCGAACCCGTTCTCATCCACCGGCATGCAATTCGCCGCCGAGCTGTAGCCCTTCCTTTTGGATCTCCTCTCCTCCAGTTTAATGGTGTCATACAGCCCCTGCGGAGCTTCGTCTAACAGGTTGTCTCTCTCCGAGTGGGACGGTTTCATTTGGCACACGttgcgcagcagcagcagcgccggCGCGTACAGCACGTTGACCAGACCCATGCCCAAATTGAGCTGCACGAACCCGAGGTTGTGCACGATCTGTCCGGCTACTATGGGACCCATCGCGTACGCCACAGAGTACGAAATATCCGCTATTGCATAAACGCTGCCGTAAACCGACACGTGGCGCACGTCGACTAAAAACGCAAGTGTGGGCAGCAAGGCCGTGTCCACGAGGGCGATGCCGAAACAAATGCCGCACAGAGGAACGATCAGCTGTCCGAAAGTTTTGCACGCCGGGACTGTGCACGAGCTGGCCCCTATTATCACCATGCCCAAAGCTCCGTAGAACCACTGCAGGTTCGGACGCTGCGCCGCCAGTTTCACTGTGATGTACACGCCGAGCACGTGCGGGAAGAAGGCCGGAAGCCACGTGAGTCCCATTTCCCACTGTGAGGAATGCATGGTGGTCTCCATCCAGTTGGCTATTGTGGGCTCCAGAAAGGCCAGCGGGATGTTGCACACGGTCAGTGCGCCGGCCACCACCGCGATGTACGGGTCGATCATCAGTTTATAAATTGGGGTTCCGACCGGCATGTTCTCTCGAGTCCTATTGGAGAACGGCTTGATAacagtcagcagcaggaagccgtCAGCCAGGCAGATACAGGCAAGCACGATGAAGGGCACCCGCTTGCCCGCGAACTCGTACAGGACACCCCCGAAGGGAGGCGCGACCAGACTCCCAAAAGAGATGAAGGCCAGCGCGATGCCCAGCGCCCTGCTCCTTTCGGTCTCCTCCGTGTACTTGTCAGCGATCATCGCGATCCCTGAGGTGTCTGCGAAAGCGGAACCCAGACCCTGTAGACTTCTGGCCATGAAGAGTGTGGCGTAATTCTCACCGAAAGCAAAAATGCAGGTGGAAACGAACATGACAGTGAGTCCGATCAGAAGCGGGATGTCATATCCGACCCGATCTATGAAAGTCCCCGACAAAGGGTTGACCAGAAGCTGCAGGATGGCTTTAGAGGCGAAAAGAACTCCGATCTGCACGTCTAAGTTGTCCTGGTTGCttttgctttggctgctgttggcTGAAGCGTTGGACTGGCTCGTGCGCTCTGACTGCTCCATCTCCAGATCGGCGAGATAGTCCGGGATAATTGGCACGATGACCATGTAGAGCATGTTGTCCAGCAGGAGAGCCACGCACACGATCACCAGTATGATCCGTCTCTGTTGGTGCGGGTCCCGCATCGCGGTGCCAAGCTGTTTGGTTCTTTCGCCCATCTCGGATAGTTTGACGGCGGCTGATTTGGCCAAACCGGAGGACCCCCCCTCTGCATCCATGTTGTGCTATtcttttttccaaaaaaaaaccaaacaaaaaacaaataaataaaataaaataaaactaaaataaattttGATTGTCTttcagcactttgagtgtctcatTTGTTCTCCGTCCTCGCCTCATCCGTGCGTAAAAGGAGAGGCGCACAGAAACTTGGCTGCTTCATTGGCTTTCTTCAGCTTCTTGCCCTCGTCTCAGCCGCATCCGATGTTGCTTCATGATCTCCCGACAAGTGACGTGGGGCGATCGTTCAGTTGAGATCGTGGACTTTTTGTGCACCACCGCGGCTTGTTTCGACTGCTGAGTTCACATTTGTTCGGAGGGGACTGTCATTTACGCGCGACACCTCAGATCGCTCCAACCCTCTCACCGCGGTGCTCATATCTCCTGTCACCTGTGGCACTTTTTTTGCGCTCTATGACCACGAGTGGCTGTGGCCACTGGCGCGCATGAACCCGCACGTTGGGCGAGATTTTAGTTCCTTTTTTTCTCCCCACCTTTTCACTAAGAGCTGTGACGCATCACCATCTTGTCCCGGAGTGGATCCCTTCGCTGCTTGCCTCCTTTATGTTAATTTGTACCCATGGTAGCAATCAGTCCAACCAATAAGAGCCGTGAACGCCGTCACCACGCTGCACAAACCCGtggagaaggggaaaaaaagatatAAGTGTTGGTCAGCATGACTATATTTATGAATAAATTACTTTATCATTCATTAAACACACAAGTTCACATTCAGATTGGATCTGCACAGATAAACTTTTACTAAAAACAATGTATACTATTATTTATTAATGATGGGGTGTTAAAATAACCAGGATTATGAGTGTAAACTGTCAttataagtgtttattttggAGACTGGAACATTTGGTGAGACGTTGCAAAACAGTCGAGTTAGTGCATTAATTCAACCATGATTTTTTTGAAATGTTCTGACTGGTTCGATAGTTCAGCACCAAAGTTCGGAGGACAGCTCCCggcatgaaaaacaacaacaaataaataaaatacaccctctatgttatgtttttaattattgaCATGCAGCAAATGAACAGAAACTAAACTTAACTTTTTGGGGGCTCAGAATGTtactgagtgaatgaatgaatctccTTGACGTGGCCCTATGACTGATAGACTCCCAAAATGAAAGAATGTCGTCTGACTGTTGAAAGCAACCCTTTAAAGACTTTAACACAAGGCCCTGGCGACACCGTGTGGTGATGCATCATAAGCACACGCATTCATTCCTCATCCTTTACTTTCACTTCCTCCATAATCACTTTGGGAAAAACCGTTTTCTGTCGGCCTGCACAgcatttttgctttattttggatataaatttggcaatttcttttattttttttccaccaaataaatgattaatttattgatttttgtGTGAAGTAAATTGATTTGCATGTTTGCTGTAATCAGTTCTAGTGCAAAGGGTTTTTGGGTCCTAATTTCAGGACTAAATTACCAATTAAGGGTGTGGAAATATCGCAAAGTCAGAACTGCTCAAAAGGATCTAAAGCTCATACAGCAATAATCAGTCCCATGCGTGTGTGTGGggaaaaaggaaaatggctgaagAAGGAAATGGGTAGAGCAACCAAATAAAGTGATTCAAATGGTAACATTCATATAAGGCTGATCTACATTAATGCAAGttaaaatttatgtaaatttgtagAGGAagggactgctgggataggctccagccccccatgaccattAGTTGGAgtaaagtgggtatagaaaatggatgtagGGGAAGGCAGGGCAAGTTGAACATAGGAGCAAATTGAGCCACAACCTGTTATGAATCAGTCAGCCAGATCAGTGGTGCCATCTATAGATGACCAGTAACATTACTCCAAACCCCTCCATTTTTTTTCTAGATTAAACCAGAAACTAATGGTAAAGAGAGAAAAAGCTgatttttagccataaaagtaaaaaaaagtgaaACAACAGGTAAGTGCATGTTTCTTCCATATGCAGCATGGATATGATATGGATATCTGATAAGAATTGTTAGCCCAGTTATGGTTCTCCATGGTTGTCATAACCCTTCACACAATAGATGCATAGATTATGTGTTTATGTGTGGCTatagccatgtaggggtcaatgaagaattgcacacaGGTCAAAATTTAAGAACACACCAATCATATTGAGAAATATACCGTAATATTCatatgatcataacaattccaaaaaggtatcgtttggactatccatgtctgaatgttatggagttatgggctaaaaacagcaaaaatggagagaaaggtcagtttcagtttgtgcaggggtcaaaagttaaagttgcttgaattttggtaaaaaagtgatgaagattattggttgagctaatatggttttaaaaagagaTAGTTTTCACAGTTTCTCATGCTTTGTTGTCACGTtaaggggtaacatatgtcacatgtcatagaatcctgtTACACCTGAGCTAAGGCAAAAAGAAACCCCAGTACGCAGGCAGCAATGACACAAAGGATAAATTGCAAAACCATGGTGCTTTAATAATCCAAAAGTGAGTAAACAATCCAAATAAACAAGGTGCCAGAACAATGAATACAAAAAGAGTCCAAACCAAAATATGTGTCCACACAGGATGTAAAAAAGGATAAAAAAACTAACCATGTGAGCAAAACACAGTATGAGACAAATAACTTGAAATACTTACTAGGGTGCCACTCAAAAATAAAGTTTCAAATTTTTATTTGTTCATAAGGCGAAAAGAAAAGAGGTGACAAAATTTGGATGTATTATaatatttactggtagctcaacagcatcaaagttttatttttggaaaaatttggaAATGATAAATAACAGTTGTTTTAACATAAACATACGAATACTGTAGAAATACTTAAAAATGATGACTAGCAGTTGCTAACAGTTACTTCAGAACTTAATAAGTGTTTTTGGACAAAAACAGATTAACacaaaaaatgactgaaaatgtcACATTGCACTGTCCAGAGAATGACTTTACTGCAGCTTTGGCAATAGTTTCATTTGTCCTCTTGTAGCTGTCCAGCTCACGCAGTAGTTGCGGATCATTTTGTGGAGCAgatgatgcacacatgcatgtgaacCAAGCCTTGAGGTACACCTTTATCACAAATGTGTTGAAATGGCCAAGAGACGAGAGTTCATGTGTAGTCAGTCGGAAATGGGAATGAAAGATGTACGTATATCTTCAGACTGCATATGAGCTTTGCTATCATCTAGCTTGATGGAATGCCCCAGGAGCCTGAATGTGTATAAAAACAGTGACAAGTGCAGGTGCTCACGGTAATCATCTCTGGACTGAAACTCTATTAGTTGTTGACAAATAAAGTGAATGATATCACCTTTAACTGGATTGACAGCTGACCCTAACAACTCTACATCTAGTGTttcagataagataagataagataagatgggacagctttattatcattgtacaagTACAACAAAATAAAGTGCAGTCTGTACCTTTGGTGCTTAGAGTATATACACAGTAAAGGAAAAGCAAATATTTTTTAAGAGATGGaaaatctaaataaatataaaagaaaGAATAAGAGATGGGGTGAGAATGGTGGATTTATggtatattttggccttgggtaaaaattataagcaatatatatatatatatatatatatatatatatatatatatatatatatatatatatatatatatatatatatatatataatgagaaAAGtaagtacaaaactgtggatatttcacagTGGCAGTGTATATTGCACATGAATAAAACATTGCACTTATTtcagtgtggcatgtgacatggctATTTTATTTCAGAGGCATTCTCTAACTTTAATACGCTCAATTGAAAGGATGATTTTATTGCATACTACAGATATGAAAAATTTCCAGGTATTCCCAgatttcctgtttttttgttttgttttgtttttttttatagtgaTGTATTTTCCCAATAGTATTGTAATGGATCATAGTTGATCCGTGATCTGTACAGCCTACCCTTCATGGTGCACACCCAAGACTCCATGGGGATTTGACCACCTTTGATGGTGGGTTATTGTGGGCTAGTGCATGGGGTGGCATAGTGCATAGGTTGGTAGCTTAGGGGATCATGTCAGACTCACTGTGATTGAATGTATTAGTAATGAACATTATGCTTGCAGAATTGTTGCACATTAAGTAATGAGTGTGCCACCCAAGACCCCATGGGGTTTGGACCATCTTTGATGGTGGGTTCTTGTGGACTGCATAGGATGGCACAGTGCATAGGTTGGTACCCATACTGCCCTGTCACTGAGGTTTTATTGTGTTTCAATTACATGTTATTTAAATGCTTTGTTGTAAGGTATGGAGTTCCACAATGATCAGTCCTTGGCCCACTGTTGTTTTCTCTGTACATAACACCCTTGGGTAGGCTAATGTATAATTTTGTGGTcaactttcattgttatgcagatgacttACAGTTctaaatgcttttttttcagAGAGCATTTCACAGCATGTTcagttttgtttgtatgtaattGATTTTTACTGTAATGTTTTAATTCCATATGTatagttgttattattatgaaCATTTACATAGCCAAAAATATGTGGACAAGTCCACCTCAGCAGGCAGTTTGAATGACTGTACCAACTTGCATTGGTGATTTACAGTTATGGTGCAAAtggctgaaacacacacacacacacacacacacacacacacacacacacacacacacacacacacacacacacacacacacacacacacacacacacacacacacacaggtcctgtttatatttggtttcaaagtgttttattaaaataaatgaattaatattttcttccttgagatatttcttgtTTCACAAGTTAGCTCTGAAATGATGCCAGTCTGTGATTTGGGGTTCGAGGTTACGAAAAAATGATGAggttaaaatatattttaattaatttaatctgtttgaTAAACAGATTGATGACCTTCCAGAGACACACCAATACAAAGCAACATTGTGACTCCTTAAAGTATGCAGAAAAAGTCTGCATTGGTTACAGATGTTGTAAAATTTCCAGTTATTCTACATTCATATGACCAGTAAGCGTCGCTGTTGTACAATGAATGAGGCTAATGAATATTTTGGTGCTCCAAAGAGAAGTAAACCTTCAATGTTTCAGGAAACCACATTTTTACTATCACCAATATTTCGATATTTCCATATTCAGGGATTCCTGATATTAAAATCTCAGTATTAAATTAGTCTTCCTGAAACACTGAAACCACTTACCAGTGAAATGGTTCTAAAAGAAAAATGGTCATTTTTTCCCTAAAAAACGATTAAAGAGTTGCATACAGTTTCAGCAGGAGAGGATTCCTTTTTGAAGCTTCATATCTGGTTGGTTTGCCTGTTTTAAAAGTCAGCCGCAACACGACAAATCCACATCACATTGATAAAGTGTATTTTTTAAAACCTTTTATAataatgtataataataataataataatgcattttgtCAACATTTTTACAAATTAGTGGGAGCAATGaagcattaataataataatgttataaTGCTAtaatgttatattattattattattattattattattatcatcatcattattatattaATAATAGAATAAACAGAATGTTGAATTTTCATTTGGTGTTATGGTataatttttgttgttaaatcTTTGAATCATTGCACGTTTTTTATAGTGTATAGCATTCCCTTTGTTTGTCAGAGTCCTTCAGTAattagacaaactaaatatacagaaagtataattgttaaaaataaaaattcttatTTTTGCAGTGAGCTttcttcaagtcaggtgattgatagaataactgaatatgtcttggacttcatttacatcactcATTAATACAAACAACA harbors:
- the LOC117531497 gene encoding probable vesicular acetylcholine transporter-B, whose protein sequence is MDAEGGSSGLAKSAAVKLSEMGERTKQLGTAMRDPHQQRRIILVIVCVALLLDNMLYMVIVPIIPDYLADLEMEQSERTSQSNASANSSQSKSNQDNLDVQIGVLFASKAILQLLVNPLSGTFIDRVGYDIPLLIGLTVMFVSTCIFAFGENYATLFMARSLQGLGSAFADTSGIAMIADKYTEETERSRALGIALAFISFGSLVAPPFGGVLYEFAGKRVPFIVLACICLADGFLLLTVIKPFSNRTRENMPVGTPIYKLMIDPYIAVVAGALTVCNIPLAFLEPTIANWMETTMHSSQWEMGLTWLPAFFPHVLGVYITVKLAAQRPNLQWFYGALGMVIIGASSCTVPACKTFGQLIVPLCGICFGIALVDTALLPTLAFLVDVRHVSVYGSVYAIADISYSVAYAMGPIVAGQIVHNLGFVQLNLGMGLVNVLYAPALLLLRNVCQMKPSHSERDNLLDEAPQGLYDTIKLEERRSKRKGYSSAANCMPVDENGFDSLKAQRSSSGQEFT